The region TAGTTCCCGAAGCTGGTACTCAAACAGGTCTAATTGTTGCAAGCGCTGCTGTTCTGCTCGTCGCCGCTTCTCCAATGCCTGGGTTGCTTGCTGATACGCTGTGAACGCTGCTGCTACCACTTCACGTTGTTTCAGTAAAGCTGCACCACCATAGCAATCAAGCCATTCACGTTGGAGAGCGGGCTGCCCAATCTGCGTAGTTTGCCCTTGTGCGGTCAACTCTACTAAGCGATCGCGCAATTCCTCCATCTGTTGTTTGTTAACCAAGACTCCGTTTACCCGTGAGCGGCTGCGTTGGCTCGTCGCATTTGCCACCACCTCCCGACTGCATACTAACGTTTCGGTTTCAGACTGGATGGATTGGCGGTTGAGCCAGGATTTTAACTCTTCATTAAGCTGAAACGTTGCTTCAATGAATGCCTTCTCAGCTCCTGTGCGAATCGCACGTCCACTCACCTTCCCACCCAACGCCGCATCAAGCGCATCCAGGATAATGGACTTTCCTGCGCCTGTTTCGCCAGTGAGCACGGTTAGCCCTCTTCCCAATTCCAGGTCTAAACGATCAACCAAGGCAAAGTTTTCAATCCGCAAACAAAGCAGCATGGACACAACTGGAATAAAAAAAGACCAAACGCGATTGCGAGCAAATGTACTGAAAACAAAATCATGACAGAATCCTACCTCATCGTATCGAGATTGATCGATCTTCGGGAACCTCACCCAGTTACTCGGTAAACCTCTCTCCGCAAAGGGAAGGATTCAGTGTAGCTTGAGTGTAAGGTGAAATAAACCAGTGTCAAAGCCTCAGAATCTACCCTGATACTGTGCGTTAGAATAACTAGTTTCTTCAGCAAGCCGTCAACCCCCTAACTTGTTACAATAATTTACATTGCCATTCTTCCTGGGCGCACCATGAACTTCAACACTGCAATGCCAACTGCTCCTTCTACTGTGGAATTACCTGAACATGCATTTGATGCATCAGCTCAGGTTCCCTCTGGATTATCAGCCATGAAAGAAGAAAGTGCCTTGCCAGTTGATGCGCTCAAACCAGCACAGCCTCCCACCCCTGAAATTGAAGGGCTTCGCTACGATCCAGAGATTATTTCTGCTTACTATCAGCGGCGTCCCTTGCAGGTTTGGGTGCGCATTGTTCAAATCTTTTTCCCGTTGCTCACATTTGGGTTTTCCTGGTGGTGGAGACGTAATTCTGCCGTCTCAGAACAGAGACAGCGTCGCCAAGCTATTCGTCTTCGCGAAACACTTACCCGATTGGGACCTGCCTTTATTAAGGTCGGACAGGCACTTTCCACCCGTCCTGACCTAGTTCCTCCCATTTACCTGGAAGAACTTGCTCGCTTGCAAGACCAGCTTCCTGCTTTTGATAACGATCTGGCATACCGATTTATCCAGGAAGAGTTAGGTGCCCATCCTGACGATATTTATGCAGAACTGACGGAAGAACCGATCGCAGCAGCATCTCTCGGTCAGGTCTACAAGGGACGCTTGAAAACTGGCGAACAGGTAGCAGTTAAGGTTCAGCGTCCTGGCTTAGCTCAGGGGATTGCACTTGATATGTACATCCTGCGGCAACTGGCACTTTTCATAATGACCAACGTCAAACGAGTCCGCAGCGATCTGGTTGGCATTATGGATGAGTTTGCTACCCGTATCTTTGAGGAAATGGACTATACCCAGGAAGGTCGTAATGCTGAACGATTTGCCCAACTATACGGCAATCTTCCTGAGATTTATGTGCCCCGTATTTACTGGCAATATACCGGACGGCGCGTATTGACGATGGAGTGGATCAACGGTATCAAACTGACTCAGCCAGAAGCCATTCGCGCTCAAGGGATCGATGCCAGCCACTTAATTGAAGTGGGTGTTCAATGTTCGCTACGGCAACTTCTAGAAAGTGGGTTCTTTCATGCCGATCCTCATCCAGGAAACTTATTGGCAACGCCGGAGGGTAAGCTTGCTTATCTGGACTTTGGCATGATGAGCGAAGTCAAGCCTTATCAACGCTATGGCTTGATTGAGGCAGTGGTTCACATGGTCAACCGAGATTTTGAAGGGTTGGCAAATGATTATGTCAAGCTAGAGTTTTTGACGCCGGATACTGATTTAACTCCAATCATTCCTGCCCTGAGGACAGTATTTAATCATGCCTTGGGAGCTAGCGTTGCCGAACTCAATTTTAAGAGCATCACAGACCAACTATCGGAAGTAATGTATGAATACCCTTTTCGGGTACCTGCTTACTATGCCCTGATTATTCGATCGCTGGTTACGTTAGAAGGTATTGCGATTAACGTCGATCCTGATTTCAAAGTTCTCAGTAAAGCTTATCCCTACGTTGCTAAGCGACTTCTGACCGATCCAGCTCCTGAATTGCGGGCATCCCTGCGGGATCTCTTGTTTAAAGATGGCACTTTTCGCTGGAATCGATTGGAAAATCTGTTAAGAAATGCCCAAGCCAATAGCGACTATGACATTAATCGTGTGGTGGATCAAACAACTGAATATCTGTTCTCAGAGCGGGGTGAGTTGATTCGCAATCACTTGGTTGATGTGATTGTGCGTGGACTGGATACTTTTGGTAATAATGCGATTCGCAGCCTTACCTATTCTCTGAGCGAGCGGTTTGGGTTTGCGGTGAATCCACCAACGGTTTCATCATCCGATCAGCAAACTTTAGAACACATTCAACGGATCTTCAGAATTTTGAAAGATACTCCCGGATTCGATCCAGTTAAGCTGGCGCCTGTGATTCCGCGTTTATTGTTCAAACCAGAGATGCATCAAATGGGGCAAAAAATTGTAGAAGGTCTGGCACAGAGAGCGATCGCCCGGTTCATTCGAGAATTTTTGCTAGCAGAAGACCCTGAACTCAGCAGTGACATCGTGTCAACCAGCCAACCACAACTATCTCCAGCCAATCGCTAACGCCGCATGGGAAGTAATGCAACTCAAGAGCATCTCAAGGTTACAAATTTGCCCTTATTTTCTTCTCTCACAATGAAAGATAAGATAGCAGAAAGGAAGCGGGTTCGTGAGTTCGTGGAGTCGCATGTTTACCGTATTTAGAACGCAATAATTAGCAAAACACCGACTATCAGCATCAGGCATTGAATTGCCACGAAAGGACGATCTAGCCGAACTACCCGCATAAAATCTCCTGGCTTTTCGCCTTTTACCCAGTCAGCCGTGATAATTGCCTCCATAATCGTAGCAATCACCAGCAAGTAAGAGAGTGCGTATATCTTGTCTAACATTACCAGGAAACCCATTTCAGGGATGGCATCTGAATAAGACTGTTGCAAAAATACGATAGTTAAAAGTGCTGTTACTGGAATTGCGATACGTGATTCTACGTAGCTTGGATGCAAGAACAATGCCCCCCAGCCTGATGCCAGGACAATAATCAAAGGCAACAGCAGTTTCCAAATGAAATAATTAATCGGTCTTGCGACCACAATTTCAAAGCGGACAGCAGAATAGGGATTAGTCTCCGGTTCAGAGAAGCCAAAGTTGCTAGGATAGCTGCGTAGTAAGTTATGGCTTTTCCAGGCGATAACATTCCATCCCTGAATCGAGAGAGTGTCAGCATATCCAGAATCTTTGGTATCAACGATGTAAACCAGGTCTTTGGCAGTGTAAATGGAGTTTTCCAAAATCATGCTGAGTTGTTGTTGATCCAGGGGATACCGGGATAAATTAAACGGCTGGACGAAACGCCCCTCAATGCGTAGAATCTGATACAAACTTCCATCCGGCAGTTTTTGAGGTTTTTCGTAGCTAGGTTTTTGGGTCATCCCCCAATCTTCTACAGCGTTGGCAAACTCTAGATCAGCGATTGGATCGATCGCCCCTTTCCAACGAAACCAGACGTAGGCATCCATGCGATAGGTGTTGCTGGAAATATCAAGCTCATAGATATTCAATGCATAAAAACCAACCAGCACTTGTTGGGCCTATACCGGAATGCTTGCTAACGGCTTAAATGATGCTTCTGCTGAAGGTTGCTGAGGCACCCACCCCAGCAACAACCGCAAGATAATTGCAAAAGTTGCAACCCCCAAACCAAATGCCAATACCCTCCGTGCAGTTCCCCGGTTCAACCATTTGGTAAAAAAAGCACCTGACGAGTACCCCAATCGCGACAAGAACTTAGTTTGAAGGATTAGCTTTGAGTTGAGACTGAGCCAATAACTCTTCTTTCTGCTTCCGCTCCTGCCTTAATGCTTCTTCAAACTGGGCAACCTGTTTGCTCAGGGCTTCCACGTCTGCCATGCGCCGATCAAGTTCTTGAGTTTGCTCTTTGTACTGGTTTGCCAGTAATTCCATTTGTTTTTTTTCACGCTTCAGGGCTTCTTCCAATTGCTCAATTTGTTCTCGACGCGCTTCTAACTCTAAAGCTCGCCGATCCAGATCCTGGCTCTGCAACGTTAATGTTTGTCGCCAATGTTCTGCTCGTTCAGATTCTTCTTGCAGAAATGTTGGCGTGATCCCACTTCTTAAGAAAGTTTGGATAATGTCAATGATCCAATTTGTGGCACTTTCAACATGTTGAATTTGGCGTGTTTCAGAAAGCGTCACTAGCACAAGAGCACCTTCACCATATTCCGGTAGAGGATCAATTGGCAAAAGCTCTTGCTCCGAGATAACAGACCAAGAATATTCGGAGCGTTGACGAGCGAGTAAACGCAGTCCCGCCTTATCTGGAAGGGCTATTTTTTCTACCTGAGCCAGATGCAGCATTACTTTGCCTTCCGCTTACCTAAGTATAAAAACAAACATAAGACTCAATGGTCAAAGCTACAAGCGAGAGGATCTAACTTCATAGCTTACACATCGAACCTCGCCAGCAATTTAATAATTCATAACTAATCACCAGCAAAGTATATCCTTTCTTAAAGCAGGAAGTTAGGCGAAGATGTGCAGATTTTCAGTCAGTGACGCTAGAGCGAGTACCAGAGATGCTAAAGACAAACCAAGCGGGTATTTTATTCGTGGCTGTATCAAGGGGTGAACTAGAGTTCTGTTAGACGGGTGCGCAGAATATCTGCTTGCTTTTGGGCTTCTGCCAATGTACTTTGAGTGGTTTGAACTACATCAGTTGGAGCTTTGCTGATGAAACTGGGATTGTCCAGACGGGCGGATAGGGATTGAATGTCTGCCTCCACTTTTCGCAAATCTTTTTCCAGCTTAGCGCGGAGTGCCTGAACATCCACAACACCTTCTAGCGGAATTAACACTTGCACAGTGCCAAATACACCTGCAATTTTCTTTTGGGACATTAAATCTGCAATGGGATCTTGTGGAGAATGCACCGTTAACTGCTCAACCTTTGCTAAGTCCTGGATATAGGATTGCCCAACTTTAAGAATTTGCCGTTCGAGATCGCTCTCACTCTGGAAAAATGCTTTTATCCTGGCACCTGGTTTAATTTCTGCTTCTGCTCGCAAATTGCGAATTGTCCGAATTGCTTCAATCAATAGCTCAAATTGTTGCTCTAATTCTGGATTAACCAGACTGGGATCTGGGTTCGCATATGCCTGAAGCGCCAGATACTCCTCTTCTGTTGCTTGGGTTAGGGTGTGCCAAATTTCTTCCGTGATATGTGGCATGAAAGGATGAAGCAACTTTAAAGTACCTTCCAGCACAAACGCCAATACTTGCTGTGCTGTTTGCCTAGATGCGGCATCTTCTCCTTGCAGACGAGATTTGACTAGCTCAATGTACCAGTCACAGAAATCATTCCAGATGAAGCTGTATAAACCTTTGGCAGCTTCCCCCAAGCCGTAATTGTCAATCAGTTGCCGCGTTTGTTGAGTTACCTGGTGGAAACGAGAGAGAATCCAGCGATCAGCAAGTTGCAGATCAGAAATTGAGGCTTTGAGATTTTCAGCGATGTCTCTAAAATCTGAAGGTTGCAATCTAAGCTCTGTGAGGTTCATCAACACAAAGCGGGACGCATTCCAGAGCTTGTTAGTAAAGTTGCGGGAGGCTTCTACGGAAGTGGATTCATCCGTTTTGCGGTTATATTCCAGGCGAATGTCCTGTCCGGCTCCTGCCACTTCGCGAACCAGTGTGTAGCGCAGGGCATCGCAGCCGTATTTGTCAATCAGCAGCAGAGGATCAATGCCATTATTGAGGGATTTGGACATTTTTTTGTTGTTTTCATCCCGCACTAAGCCGTGGATGTAGACTGTTCTAAAGGGCATCGTTCCAGTGAAGTGCCCTGCCATCATGGTCATCCGGGCAACCCAGAAGAAGATAATATCGAAGCCTGTGACGAGGGTGGTGGTGGGGTAATAGGTTTTCAGGTCAATGGTTTCTTGGGGCCAGCCCATCGTGGAAAAGGGCCAGAGTCCAGAAGAAAACCAGGTGTCGAGTACGTCGGGGTCTTGTTCTAGTTGCACATCTGGACCAAATTGGGCGATCGCCTTTTCTCTAGCTTCCCCTTCCGACTTAGCTACGACAAATGGCGTGTCATCCGTAATTTGTCCACCTGTTTGGTTGACTGCATACCAGGCAGGAATCTGGTGCCCCCACCAGAGTTGACGAGAGATGCACCAGTCTCGTAGGTTCACCAGCCAATCACGATAGACTTTTGTCCAGCGTTCTGGTATGAAGATGGGCGAGTTTTTCTGATCCAAAAATTCTAGTGCTCGTTTTGCCAGAGGTTCAATTTTGACGAACCATTGAGTTGAAAGTAGTGGTTCAACAGGAACTTTGCCACGATCGCTGTACGGAACCGTGTGCTTGTAATCCTCTACTTTTACTAAAGCATCCAACTCTTCCAACTTAGCGACAACTTTTTTGCGGGCAACGAATCGATCGAGTCCCTCAAACTCCCCTGCATTCTCATTGAGGGTGCCGTCCTTGTTCAGAATGTTAATGAATGGCAGGTTATGGCGTTTGCCCATTTCAAAGTCGTTGGGGTCATGGGCGGGGGTAACTTTTACGCAACCC is a window of Leptolyngbyaceae cyanobacterium JSC-12 DNA encoding:
- a CDS encoding putative unusual protein kinase (IMG reference gene:2510097866~PFAM: ABC1 family), whose protein sequence is MNFNTAMPTAPSTVELPEHAFDASAQVPSGLSAMKEESALPVDALKPAQPPTPEIEGLRYDPEIISAYYQRRPLQVWVRIVQIFFPLLTFGFSWWWRRNSAVSEQRQRRQAIRLRETLTRLGPAFIKVGQALSTRPDLVPPIYLEELARLQDQLPAFDNDLAYRFIQEELGAHPDDIYAELTEEPIAAASLGQVYKGRLKTGEQVAVKVQRPGLAQGIALDMYILRQLALFIMTNVKRVRSDLVGIMDEFATRIFEEMDYTQEGRNAERFAQLYGNLPEIYVPRIYWQYTGRRVLTMEWINGIKLTQPEAIRAQGIDASHLIEVGVQCSLRQLLESGFFHADPHPGNLLATPEGKLAYLDFGMMSEVKPYQRYGLIEAVVHMVNRDFEGLANDYVKLEFLTPDTDLTPIIPALRTVFNHALGASVAELNFKSITDQLSEVMYEYPFRVPAYYALIIRSLVTLEGIAINVDPDFKVLSKAYPYVAKRLLTDPAPELRASLRDLLFKDGTFRWNRLENLLRNAQANSDYDINRVVDQTTEYLFSERGELIRNHLVDVIVRGLDTFGNNAIRSLTYSLSERFGFAVNPPTVSSSDQQTLEHIQRIFRILKDTPGFDPVKLAPVIPRLLFKPEMHQMGQKIVEGLAQRAIARFIREFLLAEDPELSSDIVSTSQPQLSPANR
- a CDS encoding hypothetical protein (IMG reference gene:2510097868) gives rise to the protein MLHLAQVEKIALPDKAGLRLLARQRSEYSWSVISEQELLPIDPLPEYGEGALVLVTLSETRQIQHVESATNWIIDIIQTFLRSGITPTFLQEESERAEHWRQTLTLQSQDLDRRALELEARREQIEQLEEALKREKKQMELLANQYKEQTQELDRRMADVEALSKQVAQFEEALRQERKQKEELLAQSQLKANPSN
- a CDS encoding hypothetical protein (IMG reference gene:2510097867), with the translated sequence MLVGFYALNIYELDISSNTYRMDAYVWFRWKGAIDPIADLEFANAVEDWGMTQKPSYEKPQKLPDGSLYQILRIEGRFVQPFNLSRYPLDQQQLSMILENSIYTAKDLVYIVDTKDSGYADTLSIQGWNVIAWKSHNLLRSYPSNFGFSEPETNPYSAVRFEIVVARPINYFIWKLLLPLIIVLASGWGALFLHPSYVESRIAIPVTALLTIVFLQQSYSDAIPEMGFLVMLDKIYALSYLLVIATIMEAIITADWVKGEKPGDFMRVVRLDRPFVAIQCLMLIVGVLLIIAF
- a CDS encoding valyl-tRNA synthetase (IMG reference gene:2510097869~PFAM: tRNA synthetases class I (I, L, M and V); Anticodon-binding domain; Valyl tRNA synthetase tRNA binding arm~TIGRFAM: valyl-tRNA synthetase), whose product is MITSDLPSQYEPFEIEAKWQKHWEANAVFKADPNHPGEPYCVVIPPPNVTGSLHMGHAFEHSLIDVLVRYHRMIGRNTLWLPGTDHASIAVSTLLDKELRSKGKTRQEVGREAYLKRAWEWKEESGGVIVSQLRRLGLSVDWSRERFTMDEGLSAAVLEAFTRLFEEGLIYRGKYLVNWCPATQSAVSDLEVDNKEVTGNLWHFRYPLTDGSGYVEVATTRPETMLGDTAVAVNPNDDRYQHIIGKTLTLPIVNREIPIIADEYVDVSFGTGCVKVTPAHDPNDFEMGKRHNLPFINILNKDGTLNENAGEFEGLDRFVARKKVVAKLEELDALVKVEDYKHTVPYSDRGKVPVEPLLSTQWFVKIEPLAKRALEFLDQKNSPIFIPERWTKVYRDWLVNLRDWCISRQLWWGHQIPAWYAVNQTGGQITDDTPFVVAKSEGEAREKAIAQFGPDVQLEQDPDVLDTWFSSGLWPFSTMGWPQETIDLKTYYPTTTLVTGFDIIFFWVARMTMMAGHFTGTMPFRTVYIHGLVRDENNKKMSKSLNNGIDPLLLIDKYGCDALRYTLVREVAGAGQDIRLEYNRKTDESTSVEASRNFTNKLWNASRFVLMNLTELRLQPSDFRDIAENLKASISDLQLADRWILSRFHQVTQQTRQLIDNYGLGEAAKGLYSFIWNDFCDWYIELVKSRLQGEDAASRQTAQQVLAFVLEGTLKLLHPFMPHITEEIWHTLTQATEEEYLALQAYANPDPSLVNPELEQQFELLIEAIRTIRNLRAEAEIKPGARIKAFFQSESDLERQILKVGQSYIQDLAKVEQLTVHSPQDPIADLMSQKKIAGVFGTVQVLIPLEGVVDVQALRAKLEKDLRKVEADIQSLSARLDNPSFISKAPTDVVQTTQSTLAEAQKQADILRTRLTEL